The following proteins are encoded in a genomic region of Thermococcus pacificus:
- a CDS encoding helix-turn-helix domain-containing protein, which translates to MAVSKRESRRFVEIVAQLLGRWGYSHTDGKIYAHLLLSERPLTISELAEATHLSRSSVSVSLSRLTRDYLVTYRKEGKTKYFSAVPAFLEKFLQQPKDILEREVRPLKEIIGRLAEKAESEEARTRFEGILNDLSTLECVLERIIKLEEQESDCIRSD; encoded by the coding sequence ATGGCGGTCTCGAAAAGGGAGTCCAGAAGGTTCGTTGAAATCGTTGCCCAGCTCCTGGGCAGGTGGGGCTACAGCCACACCGATGGCAAGATATACGCCCATCTCCTTCTAAGTGAGAGGCCCCTCACGATATCCGAACTCGCCGAGGCCACGCACCTGAGCAGGTCTTCTGTCTCCGTTTCCCTCTCCAGACTCACGCGCGATTATCTCGTGACCTACAGAAAAGAGGGAAAGACAAAGTATTTCTCCGCCGTCCCGGCCTTCCTCGAGAAGTTCCTCCAGCAGCCCAAGGACATCCTCGAGCGCGAGGTCAGACCGCTCAAGGAGATAATCGGCCGCCTCGCTGAGAAGGCCGAGTCCGAGGAGGCCAGGACGAGGTTCGAGGGCATACTTAACGACCTTTCCACCCTGGAGTGCGTCCTCGAGAGGATAATAAAGCTTGAGGAGCAGGAGAGCGACTGCATCAGGTCTGACTGA
- a CDS encoding HEPN domain-containing protein, whose translation MSYERWISKGEDDIRLAELALENGIYDYAAFHAQQAVEKFLKAFLVKAGKPVPRTHDIAYLIELCKEVDPSFERLYDMNAHYLSDFAVEVRYPGYYTVPKEIAAEAIETAKKVLEFVLDKI comes from the coding sequence ATGAGTTACGAGCGATGGATAAGCAAAGGCGAGGACGACATAAGGCTCGCTGAACTGGCCCTTGAGAACGGAATCTATGATTATGCCGCATTCCACGCCCAGCAGGCAGTTGAGAAGTTCCTGAAGGCTTTTCTTGTGAAGGCAGGCAAACCCGTTCCCAGAACTCACGACATCGCTTATCTAATTGAATTGTGTAAAGAGGTAGATCCATCTTTTGAAAGGCTCTACGACATGAACGCCCACTACCTCTCGGATTTTGCCGTTGAAGTTAGATATCCGGGCTACTATACTGTTCCTAAGGAGATTGCCGCTGAGGCTATAGAAACGGCAAAGAAAGTTCTGGAGTTTGTGCTGGATAAAATTTGA
- a CDS encoding Mrp/NBP35 family ATP-binding protein, with product MIAGIDPREIAISARLENVKRIIPVVSGKGGVGKSLVSTTLALALAEKGHKVGLLDLDFHGASDHVILGFEPKEFPEEDRGVIPHTVHGIKFMTIAYYTEDRPTPLRGKEISDALIELLTITRWDELDYLVIDMPPGLGDQLLDVLRFLKRGEFLVVATPSKLALNVVRKLVQLLLEEKHRVIGIVENMKLDEEKDVEALAKEFGIPYLAGIPFYPDLDAKIGKVDELMKTEFAERIREIAEKL from the coding sequence ATGATTGCCGGAATAGACCCGCGCGAGATAGCTATAAGCGCGAGGCTTGAGAATGTCAAGAGGATCATTCCGGTCGTCAGCGGGAAGGGCGGAGTAGGAAAGTCGCTGGTTTCTACAACGCTGGCTTTAGCTTTGGCCGAGAAAGGCCACAAGGTAGGCCTCCTCGACCTCGACTTCCACGGGGCGAGCGACCACGTCATCCTCGGCTTCGAGCCAAAGGAGTTCCCGGAAGAAGACAGGGGAGTCATCCCCCACACGGTTCACGGAATCAAGTTCATGACGATAGCCTACTACACCGAGGACAGGCCGACACCGCTCCGCGGGAAGGAGATAAGCGACGCTCTAATCGAGCTGCTCACCATAACCCGGTGGGACGAGCTGGACTACCTTGTCATTGACATGCCGCCCGGCCTCGGTGACCAGCTCCTCGATGTGCTCCGCTTCCTCAAGAGGGGCGAATTCCTGGTCGTGGCAACGCCTTCAAAGCTCGCCCTCAACGTGGTCAGAAAGCTCGTCCAGCTCCTCCTTGAGGAGAAGCACAGGGTTATCGGAATAGTTGAAAACATGAAACTCGACGAGGAAAAGGACGTCGAGGCCTTAGCAAAGGAGTTCGGAATTCCCTACTTGGCAGGGATACCATTCTACCCAGACCTCGACGCTAAAATAGGAAAAGTTGACGAGCTGATGAAGACCGAGTTCGCGGAGAGGATAAGGGAGATCGCTGAGAAGCTCTGA
- the hypA gene encoding hydrogenase nickel incorporation protein HypA, whose protein sequence is MHEWALADAIVRTVLDYANREGAERVKAVKVVLGELQDVAEDIVKFAMEQLFAGTIAEGAEIIFEEEEAVFRCRNCGHEWKLKEVKDKFDERIKEDIHFIPEVVHAFMACPKCGSHDFEVVQGRGVYVAGIMIEKGGEE, encoded by the coding sequence ATGCACGAGTGGGCCTTAGCAGATGCCATAGTTAGGACAGTTCTCGATTACGCTAACAGAGAGGGAGCGGAGCGCGTCAAGGCCGTCAAGGTCGTTCTCGGCGAACTGCAGGACGTCGCGGAAGACATAGTGAAGTTCGCCATGGAACAGCTCTTTGCGGGCACCATAGCTGAAGGCGCGGAGATAATCTTTGAAGAGGAGGAAGCGGTTTTCAGGTGCAGGAACTGCGGCCATGAGTGGAAGCTCAAGGAAGTGAAGGACAAGTTTGACGAGCGCATTAAGGAGGACATTCACTTCATCCCTGAGGTGGTTCACGCCTTTATGGCCTGTCCAAAGTGCGGGAGCCACGACTTTGAGGTGGTCCAGGGCAGGGGCGTTTACGTCGCGGGAATAATGATAGAGAAGGGGGGAGAAGAATGA
- a CDS encoding MoaD/ThiS family protein: protein MLVKLFATLIEFTGKRKLEISGPKTVGELLEELDRMFPGFKKELEKGRIILVNGKNIEHLQGLDTPLSDEDTVSIFPPAGGG from the coding sequence GTGCTGGTTAAGCTCTTCGCGACCCTCATTGAGTTCACTGGGAAGAGAAAGCTGGAAATAAGCGGCCCGAAAACAGTTGGCGAGCTTTTGGAAGAGCTGGATCGAATGTTCCCCGGCTTTAAAAAGGAGCTTGAGAAGGGGCGCATAATCCTGGTGAACGGAAAGAACATCGAGCATCTCCAGGGCCTTGATACGCCCCTCTCGGATGAAGATACCGTTAGCATATTCCCGCCGGCAGGGGGCGGTTGA
- a CDS encoding tungsten cofactor oxidoreductase radical SAM maturase, with amino-acid sequence MKIPLAYSRRQGAVELTDKEYTFSLWDGKVIVRPKLDMKYLYIEITSRCNLKCEMCFKQYWEDEEGDMDWELFLKILDDAEEFPELKMIYFGGIGEPTVHPRFMDMVREVKKRGFALGMSSNGTLMTDDMLREFAKLGVDLIYFSMDTVPTAQNAITLGHLAAAATADRIKRLVKYRDEYGTHRPSVGVEVVVTKENYKQLPEMARFLLDLGVDSMLVSNLLPMTGEQMEDIIYDGSVDMKPILEELYRIAHNGLYIKLPYFELKTERSCDFDENNVAVVRWDGEVAPCYRFLHSYYEYIFGRKKKVNAYSFGNVREKSLAEIWTSEKYTWFRFTMKNYMYPSCTDCPLVDACDFVKTSDIDCWGNEPSCADCLWARRIVQCPIPQHNFGKFY; translated from the coding sequence ATGAAGATACCGTTAGCATATTCCCGCCGGCAGGGGGCGGTTGAATTGACCGACAAGGAGTACACCTTCTCCCTCTGGGATGGAAAGGTTATAGTCAGGCCGAAGCTCGACATGAAGTACCTCTACATCGAGATAACGAGCCGCTGTAACCTAAAGTGCGAGATGTGCTTCAAGCAGTACTGGGAAGACGAAGAGGGAGACATGGATTGGGAGCTATTTCTTAAGATCCTCGACGACGCGGAGGAGTTCCCAGAGCTTAAGATGATTTACTTTGGCGGTATCGGAGAGCCGACCGTTCACCCGCGCTTCATGGACATGGTGAGGGAGGTTAAGAAGAGGGGCTTCGCCCTCGGAATGAGCAGCAACGGAACCCTCATGACTGACGACATGCTCCGCGAGTTCGCAAAGCTTGGCGTTGATCTGATATATTTCTCCATGGACACAGTCCCAACGGCTCAAAACGCTATAACCCTAGGACACCTCGCCGCGGCTGCGACCGCCGACAGGATAAAGAGGCTCGTTAAATACCGCGATGAGTACGGCACTCACAGGCCGAGCGTTGGCGTTGAAGTGGTCGTTACGAAGGAGAACTACAAACAGCTCCCCGAAATGGCGCGCTTCCTGCTCGACCTCGGCGTTGATTCCATGCTCGTCTCGAACCTCCTCCCCATGACAGGAGAGCAGATGGAGGACATCATTTACGACGGCAGCGTGGATATGAAGCCAATCCTCGAGGAACTCTACAGAATAGCCCACAACGGCCTCTACATAAAACTCCCCTACTTCGAGCTGAAGACTGAAAGGAGCTGCGACTTCGACGAGAACAACGTGGCCGTTGTGCGCTGGGATGGAGAAGTTGCCCCCTGCTACCGCTTCCTGCACAGCTATTACGAGTACATCTTCGGCAGGAAGAAGAAGGTGAACGCCTACTCCTTTGGGAACGTGCGGGAGAAAAGCCTCGCGGAGATATGGACGAGCGAGAAGTACACGTGGTTCCGCTTCACGATGAAGAACTACATGTACCCTTCATGCACCGATTGTCCCCTTGTTGACGCCTGCGACTTCGTCAAGACGAGCGATATAGACTGCTGGGGCAACGAGCCGAGCTGTGCCGACTGCCTGTGGGCGAGGCGTATCGTCCAGTGCCCGATTCCGCAGCATAACTTCGGGAAGTTCTACTGA
- a CDS encoding nucleotidyltransferase domain-containing protein, translated as MKEKELIKKTVVEVCRELGIELGEVILFGSRARGDFRKDSDWDILLVTERELSWRERLRLSGEIRKRLAKKGMPIDVLIISREKLERLKNDPGYVYSYALSEGIRV; from the coding sequence ATGAAGGAAAAAGAACTCATCAAGAAAACGGTTGTCGAGGTCTGTAGGGAACTCGGGATAGAGCTGGGGGAAGTCATCCTCTTCGGCTCCCGCGCGAGAGGGGATTTTAGAAAGGACAGCGACTGGGACATCCTACTCGTCACCGAGAGGGAACTTAGCTGGAGGGAGCGCCTCCGCCTCAGTGGGGAGATTAGAAAGAGGCTCGCGAAGAAGGGAATGCCCATCGACGTCCTCATAATATCCAGGGAGAAACTTGAGAGGCTAAAAAACGATCCCGGCTACGTTTACAGCTACGCCCTCTCGGAGGGAATTAGGGTATGA
- the aor gene encoding aldehyde ferredoxin oxidoreductase: MYGNWGRFLRVNLSTGEVKVEEYGEELAKKWLGSRGLAIYFLLKEMDPKVDPLSPENKLIITPGPLSGTSAPTGGRYNVVTKSPLTGFITMANSGGYFGAELKFAGWDGIIVEGKAEKPVYIYINDDNVEIRDASHLWGKVVSETEEAIRKEIGSKKVRIALIGPAGENLVKFAAIMNDGHRAAGRAGVGAVMGSKNLKAIAVEGSKRVPIADKQKFMLTVREKINKIKNDPVAGGGLPKYGTAVLVNIINENGLYPTRNFQKGVFEHAYEQSGEAMTAKYLIRNQPCYACPIGCGRVNKLPTVGVTEGPEYESTWTFGANLGINDLASIIEANHQCDEFGLDTISTGGTLATAMELYEKGHITDEELGDAPPFRWGNTEVLHYYIEKIAYRKGFGDKLAEGGYRLAESYGHPEYSMSVKKLELPAYDPRGAEGHGLGYATNNRGGCHIKNYMISPEILGYPYKMDPHDISDEKVKMLIIFQDLTALIDAAGLCVFTTFGLGADDYRDMLNAALGWDFSTEDYLKIGERIWNAERIFNLKAGLVPERDDNLPKRFLEEPMPEGPNKGHVVRLKEMLPRYYALRGWTEDGRVPKEKAEELGIAEFL, encoded by the coding sequence ATGTACGGCAACTGGGGTAGATTTCTGCGTGTAAACCTCTCCACGGGGGAGGTAAAGGTTGAGGAGTATGGCGAAGAACTCGCCAAGAAGTGGCTCGGAAGCAGGGGCCTGGCCATATACTTCCTCCTAAAGGAGATGGACCCAAAGGTCGACCCTCTCAGCCCTGAGAACAAACTGATCATTACACCGGGCCCGCTGAGCGGTACGAGCGCTCCAACTGGTGGAAGATACAACGTCGTCACGAAGAGCCCGCTGACGGGCTTTATAACCATGGCAAACTCGGGTGGCTACTTTGGTGCCGAGTTGAAGTTTGCCGGCTGGGACGGCATAATCGTTGAGGGCAAGGCCGAAAAGCCGGTGTACATCTACATAAACGACGATAACGTTGAGATCCGCGATGCGAGTCACCTCTGGGGCAAGGTCGTGAGCGAGACAGAAGAGGCCATCAGAAAGGAGATAGGGAGCAAGAAGGTGAGGATAGCACTGATCGGGCCGGCAGGTGAGAACCTCGTTAAGTTTGCCGCCATTATGAACGACGGCCACAGGGCAGCTGGAAGGGCCGGAGTTGGAGCAGTCATGGGCAGCAAGAACCTCAAGGCAATAGCCGTTGAGGGAAGCAAGCGCGTCCCGATAGCGGACAAGCAGAAGTTCATGCTCACCGTCAGGGAGAAGATAAACAAGATCAAGAACGACCCTGTCGCCGGCGGTGGACTTCCAAAGTACGGTACAGCAGTTCTGGTCAACATAATCAATGAGAACGGTCTCTATCCAACGAGGAACTTCCAGAAGGGCGTCTTTGAGCACGCCTACGAGCAGAGTGGTGAGGCGATGACTGCCAAGTACCTCATAAGGAACCAGCCGTGCTACGCCTGTCCGATAGGCTGTGGAAGGGTCAACAAGCTCCCGACCGTTGGAGTAACTGAGGGGCCAGAGTACGAGAGCACCTGGACCTTTGGAGCCAACCTAGGCATAAACGATTTAGCCAGCATAATCGAGGCCAACCACCAGTGCGACGAGTTCGGTCTCGACACCATCTCGACCGGTGGAACGCTCGCCACAGCCATGGAGCTCTACGAGAAGGGCCACATAACGGACGAGGAGCTCGGCGATGCGCCGCCGTTCAGGTGGGGGAACACGGAGGTTCTGCACTACTACATAGAGAAGATAGCCTACAGGAAGGGCTTTGGTGACAAGCTCGCGGAGGGTGGCTACCGCCTCGCCGAGAGCTACGGCCACCCGGAGTACTCCATGAGCGTCAAGAAGCTTGAGCTTCCGGCATATGACCCTCGTGGAGCCGAGGGACACGGCCTCGGTTACGCAACCAACAACCGCGGCGGTTGCCACATCAAGAACTACATGATAAGCCCAGAGATTCTGGGGTATCCCTATAAGATGGACCCGCACGACATAAGCGATGAGAAGGTGAAGATGCTCATAATCTTCCAGGATTTGACGGCCCTCATCGACGCCGCTGGACTGTGTGTCTTCACGACCTTCGGCCTTGGAGCGGACGACTACCGTGACATGCTGAATGCCGCGTTAGGCTGGGACTTCTCAACCGAGGACTACCTCAAGATTGGAGAGCGCATCTGGAACGCCGAGAGGATTTTCAACCTCAAGGCCGGACTCGTTCCGGAGAGGGACGACAACCTGCCGAAGCGCTTCTTGGAAGAGCCGATGCCCGAGGGGCCGAACAAGGGCCACGTTGTCCGCCTGAAGGAGATGCTCCCGCGCTACTACGCTCTCCGCGGCTGGACCGAGGACGGAAGGGTTCCGAAGGAGAAAGCGGAAGAGCTCGGCATAGCGGAGTTCCTCTGA